The proteins below come from a single Erythrobacter sp. SG61-1L genomic window:
- a CDS encoding citryl-CoA lyase: MRIGKQDAPFTAICTSDADSITVRGKDLVGEIIGKTDFTSYFWFLVTGVEPNEDQLFFANAVLCALAEHGLVPSVVAARMTYAAAPEALQGAVAAGLLGCGSVVLGSAEVAGRFYADCVADWRESGDDINAVALRNITRLRQTTKAIPGFGHPQHSEGDPRANLLLDLADQRGVSGDHVAMMRALQAALPETIGRHLPVNVNGPIPAIMLDVGFPLAALKGIGLLCRTAGLIGHLTEEAERPIGFILSGKAAEGIEYDGPEPTDQ; this comes from the coding sequence ATGCGCATCGGCAAACAGGACGCCCCCTTCACCGCCATCTGCACTTCCGATGCCGACAGCATCACCGTGCGCGGCAAGGATCTGGTGGGGGAGATCATCGGCAAGACGGACTTCACCAGCTATTTCTGGTTTCTGGTCACAGGCGTGGAGCCGAACGAGGATCAGCTGTTCTTCGCCAATGCCGTGCTCTGCGCGCTAGCCGAACATGGTCTGGTGCCCAGCGTGGTCGCCGCCCGCATGACCTACGCCGCCGCGCCGGAGGCCTTGCAGGGCGCGGTCGCCGCGGGGCTGCTCGGCTGCGGATCGGTCGTGCTGGGCAGCGCGGAAGTAGCGGGTCGCTTCTATGCCGATTGCGTGGCGGACTGGCGGGAAAGCGGGGACGACATCAATGCCGTGGCCCTGCGCAACATCACTCGCCTGCGCCAGACGACCAAGGCCATCCCCGGCTTCGGCCACCCCCAGCACTCCGAAGGCGATCCGCGCGCCAATCTGCTGCTCGATCTGGCCGACCAGCGCGGCGTTTCCGGCGACCACGTCGCCATGATGCGCGCGCTGCAGGCAGCGCTGCCCGAAACCATCGGCCGCCACCTGCCGGTGAACGTCAACGGCCCGATCCCGGCAATCATGCTGGATGTCGGCTTCCCGCTCGCGGCACTGAAAGGCATCGGCCTACTCTGCCGCACAGCGGGGCTGATCGGCCACCTGACCGAAGAGGCAGAGCGGCCCATCGGCTTCATCCTGTCCGGCAAGGCGGCGGAGGGGATCGAGTATGACGGGCCAGAGCCAACCGATCAGTGA
- a CDS encoding NAD(P)-dependent oxidoreductase — protein MSIVGFIGLGRMGANMAANLIGHVDQLLVHDVSPDAVAAMVAQGAQAAGSAKALGDECDIVFASLPTPPIVREAILGPGGVAEGSRVKIVCDLSTSGPRLAQDLHAALSARGIASIDAPVSGGIKGAKDGTLAIMAGGPQAEYDQVLPLLQRMGKPFYMGETPGAGQVMKLVNNLLGAVAIGVTSEGMAMGIKAGLDPARMIEVLNSGTGINSATRDKWPRSVLPRTFDFGFAAALSLKDTNLLLDEAEAMGVPLQLGQVVRSYLERVLADYGPDADFTAMAKVVESDAGLDPERGA, from the coding sequence ATGAGCATTGTCGGTTTCATCGGCCTTGGCCGCATGGGCGCCAATATGGCGGCCAATCTTATCGGCCATGTCGACCAGTTGCTCGTACATGACGTTTCGCCCGATGCCGTCGCCGCAATGGTGGCGCAGGGCGCGCAGGCGGCCGGTTCGGCCAAGGCACTGGGCGATGAATGCGACATCGTGTTCGCCAGCCTGCCCACCCCGCCCATCGTGCGCGAAGCGATCCTCGGCCCCGGCGGCGTGGCTGAAGGCAGCCGCGTGAAGATAGTCTGCGACCTTTCCACTTCGGGCCCGCGTCTGGCGCAGGATCTGCACGCCGCGCTTTCCGCCAGGGGCATCGCCAGCATCGACGCGCCGGTTTCCGGCGGGATCAAGGGCGCGAAAGACGGCACTTTGGCCATCATGGCAGGCGGGCCGCAGGCGGAATACGATCAGGTTCTTCCACTGCTGCAACGCATGGGCAAGCCCTTCTACATGGGCGAGACGCCCGGCGCCGGGCAGGTGATGAAGCTGGTCAATAATCTGCTGGGCGCAGTGGCCATCGGCGTCACTTCCGAAGGCATGGCCATGGGTATCAAGGCCGGGCTGGACCCGGCCCGCATGATCGAGGTGCTGAACAGCGGCACCGGCATCAATTCCGCCACGCGCGACAAATGGCCCCGCTCCGTCCTGCCGCGCACTTTCGATTTCGGCTTCGCCGCCGCGCTGAGCCTCAAGGACACCAACCTGCTACTGGACGAGGCGGAGGCCATGGGCGTTCCGCTGCAACTGGGGCAGGTGGTGCGCAGCTATCTGGAACGCGTGCTGGCCGACTATGGCCCGGACGCGGATTTTACTGCCATGGCCAAGGTGGTGGAAAGTGATGCCGGTCTGGACCCGGAACGAGGTGCCTGA
- a CDS encoding SEL1-like repeat protein codes for MVNTDALLLIAYNASEAGNFDVARKCYEQGAELGDAMCLQALGYMYDVGEGVNVDKPLAMALYRRAWRKGSHAAAANIAILYREQGKYRTMFRWFAKVAEAGDGSAQFHMAKCYLSGQGVRKNPQAALRCLAMAVNSEYIAEFEREEAQELLGQLAPRPV; via the coding sequence ATGGTCAATACCGACGCCCTTCTCCTGATCGCTTACAACGCCTCAGAAGCTGGCAACTTCGACGTCGCACGAAAGTGCTACGAGCAAGGCGCTGAGCTTGGGGATGCCATGTGCCTTCAAGCATTGGGTTACATGTATGATGTGGGCGAGGGCGTGAACGTGGACAAGCCACTGGCGATGGCGCTCTACCGTCGGGCATGGCGCAAAGGCAGCCATGCCGCCGCAGCAAACATTGCGATCCTTTATCGTGAACAGGGCAAATACCGAACCATGTTCCGCTGGTTTGCAAAGGTTGCCGAGGCAGGCGACGGTAGCGCACAATTCCACATGGCGAAGTGTTATCTCTCAGGGCAGGGAGTTCGCAAGAACCCGCAGGCTGCCCTTCGCTGCCTCGCGATGGCTGTGAACTCAGAATATATCGCGGAGTTTGAACGCGAGGAGGCGCAGGAGCTTCTTGGACAACTCGCTCCTCGACCGGTCTGA
- a CDS encoding CaiB/BaiF CoA-transferase family protein has translation MAKPLEGIRVLDMGTFITGPQAGSLLADLGAEVIKVEMPEVGDPFRAFKGGLYSPHYQTYNRNKKSIELNTKQPEDLAAFDELVKGADVFIQNFRPGVAERLGVDAKRLQAINPRLVYALITGFGSDGPHRDRPAFDTVAQASSGFLRLLVNPEHPRVVGPALADALTGFYAAHGVVAALYEREKTGKGRLVETSMFEAMCHFNLDDFTHLLSMGEVMGPYSRPHVSQSYVFECADGGWLALHMSSPPKFWENLAVAAGQPDMLQRPEFADRNARIANYDKVIAFLAPIFKRQPRSYWAERLAELEVPHSPVFTSQEVVDGELAQHHEIVLETEGPHGTFRTIRSPLRFDGQKQEEVVAPPVLGQHNEEILGRKGSDKPG, from the coding sequence ATGGCAAAGCCGCTGGAAGGCATTCGCGTGCTGGATATGGGAACCTTCATCACCGGGCCGCAGGCCGGTTCGCTGCTGGCGGATCTGGGCGCGGAAGTGATCAAGGTGGAGATGCCCGAGGTTGGCGACCCGTTCCGGGCCTTCAAGGGCGGGCTCTATTCGCCGCATTACCAGACCTATAACCGCAACAAGAAGTCCATCGAGCTGAACACCAAGCAGCCCGAAGACCTTGCCGCCTTTGACGAGCTGGTGAAGGGCGCGGATGTGTTCATCCAGAACTTCCGCCCCGGCGTGGCCGAGCGGCTGGGGGTGGATGCCAAGCGGCTGCAGGCGATCAACCCGCGCCTTGTCTATGCCCTGATCACCGGCTTCGGTTCCGACGGCCCGCATCGCGACCGCCCGGCCTTCGATACTGTGGCGCAAGCCTCCTCCGGCTTCCTGCGCTTGTTGGTGAACCCCGAACATCCCCGCGTGGTCGGCCCTGCATTGGCCGACGCACTGACCGGCTTCTATGCGGCGCACGGCGTGGTCGCGGCGCTCTATGAGCGGGAGAAGACCGGCAAGGGCCGTCTGGTGGAAACCAGCATGTTCGAGGCGATGTGCCACTTCAATCTGGACGATTTCACGCACCTGCTCTCAATGGGCGAAGTGATGGGGCCCTATTCCCGCCCGCATGTCTCGCAGAGCTATGTCTTCGAATGCGCCGATGGCGGCTGGCTGGCGCTGCACATGTCATCCCCGCCCAAATTCTGGGAGAATCTGGCCGTGGCGGCCGGGCAGCCCGACATGCTCCAGCGCCCCGAATTCGCGGATCGCAATGCCCGCATTGCCAATTACGACAAGGTGATCGCCTTCCTCGCCCCGATCTTCAAGCGGCAGCCGCGATCCTATTGGGCAGAGCGGCTGGCCGAACTGGAAGTGCCGCATTCGCCGGTTTTCACTTCGCAGGAAGTGGTCGATGGCGAATTGGCGCAGCATCACGAAATCGTGCTGGAAACCGAAGGTCCGCACGGAACCTTCCGCACCATCCGTTCGCCCCTGCGTTTCGATGGGCAGAAACAGGAAGAAGTGGTCGCTCCGCCAGTACTTGGCCAGCACAATGAAGAAATCCTTGGTCGTAAAGGTAGCGATAAACCCGGTTAA
- a CDS encoding MBL fold metallo-hydrolase, which translates to MAKEHVKSWKVGDVTVSRIVEVWDFRDNINMTMPDATPEEVIALEWLHPHYATPEGKQRMNFQGFVVQTPTKTIVVDSCIGAGRDRQFDVFTNLPEGFMQDLESLGVDRHDVDIVMCTHLHFDHVGWNTYKDPETGEFRPTFPNARYLFGKTEFEAWKDIRNDGIHHPGHMIECVDPIVAAGMADFIDADHRICEELYCEPSHGHTPGHVHVCIESNGERAVITGDLMHHPMQCAMPQRDATFDMDKDAGRASRVRFAEKYTDSGVLIIGAHFADPTAGHFTTDAKGERWFKGLGL; encoded by the coding sequence ATGGCGAAGGAACACGTCAAAAGCTGGAAAGTGGGCGACGTCACCGTCAGCCGGATCGTGGAAGTGTGGGACTTTCGCGATAACATCAACATGACCATGCCCGATGCGACGCCCGAGGAAGTGATCGCGCTGGAATGGCTGCACCCGCATTACGCCACGCCCGAAGGGAAGCAGCGAATGAACTTCCAGGGCTTTGTGGTGCAGACCCCGACGAAGACCATCGTGGTGGACAGCTGCATCGGCGCCGGGCGCGACCGGCAGTTCGATGTGTTCACCAACCTGCCCGAAGGCTTCATGCAGGATCTGGAAAGCCTCGGCGTGGACCGGCACGACGTGGACATCGTGATGTGCACGCACCTGCATTTCGACCATGTCGGCTGGAACACCTACAAGGACCCGGAAACGGGCGAGTTCCGGCCGACCTTCCCCAATGCCCGTTATCTGTTCGGCAAGACCGAGTTCGAGGCATGGAAGGATATTCGCAATGATGGCATCCACCATCCCGGCCACATGATCGAATGCGTCGATCCCATCGTGGCGGCAGGCATGGCGGATTTCATCGATGCCGATCACCGCATCTGCGAGGAGCTCTATTGCGAGCCCAGCCACGGCCATACGCCCGGCCATGTGCATGTCTGCATCGAATCGAATGGCGAGCGGGCCGTCATCACCGGCGACCTGATGCACCACCCGATGCAATGCGCCATGCCGCAGCGCGACGCGACCTTCGACATGGACAAGGACGCCGGGCGCGCCAGCCGCGTGCGCTTTGCCGAGAAATATACCGATAGCGGCGTGCTGATCATCGGCGCGCATTTCGCCGATCCCACCGCCGGGCATTTCACCACCGACGCCAAGGGCGAGCGCTGGTTCAAGGGACTGGGGCTGTAA
- a CDS encoding AraC family transcriptional regulator, translating into MSLLEQLSTAEVDPCDRLPFWNDIARMVAPIRVEPLGEAPFEARLYRRKLRECELLSPCSSPARIYSAPDHESAGVLNIQVQHRGRSTNHTGGRTAVLEEGDFVLYDPSKPLWLNFEEYTQAIVVRLPLATVEERMPHLRSQAGIPVSGTRGAGALFSRFMRNAWEELEHDGSGEWVDALGDAIWPLLDMAYASARPAVEPNRRDERRRALFEAVEVDLTDPDLDVHRLARRMGVSARYVQMLFAEMGTTPRAFIQNRRLELAARRLEREGGDVTVTDVAYDVGFNDLSSFCRAFRRRFEMSPRNYRAGGRG; encoded by the coding sequence ATGTCGCTGCTCGAGCAACTGAGCACGGCAGAGGTCGACCCGTGCGACCGCCTGCCCTTCTGGAACGACATAGCCCGCATGGTCGCCCCGATCCGGGTCGAGCCTCTGGGCGAAGCGCCTTTCGAGGCCCGGCTCTATCGCCGCAAGCTGCGCGAGTGCGAATTGCTGTCACCCTGTTCCAGCCCCGCGCGCATCTACAGCGCGCCCGACCATGAAAGCGCCGGGGTGCTGAACATCCAGGTGCAACACCGTGGCCGCAGCACCAACCATACGGGCGGCCGCACTGCCGTGCTGGAGGAAGGGGACTTCGTTCTTTACGACCCTTCCAAGCCGCTCTGGCTCAATTTCGAGGAATATACCCAAGCCATCGTAGTGCGCTTGCCGCTGGCGACAGTGGAAGAACGCATGCCCCATCTGCGCAGTCAGGCAGGCATTCCAGTAAGCGGCACGCGCGGCGCGGGTGCGCTGTTCTCCCGCTTCATGCGTAATGCCTGGGAAGAGCTGGAGCATGACGGCAGCGGCGAATGGGTGGACGCGCTGGGCGATGCGATCTGGCCGCTGCTGGACATGGCCTATGCCTCTGCCCGCCCGGCCGTGGAACCCAACCGCCGTGACGAGCGCCGCCGCGCCCTGTTCGAAGCTGTGGAAGTGGACCTGACCGATCCCGACCTGGACGTCCACCGCCTCGCCCGCCGCATGGGAGTTTCCGCGCGCTATGTGCAGATGCTGTTCGCCGAAATGGGCACTACTCCGCGCGCCTTCATCCAGAACCGCCGCTTAGAACTCGCCGCCCGCCGCCTGGAACGCGAAGGCGGCGATGTGACGGTGACCGACGTAGCCTACGACGTCGGCTTCAACGACCTCTCCAGCTTCTGCCGCGCCTTCCGCCGCCGCTTCGAGATGAGCCCGAGGAACTATCGTGCAGGCGGGCGGGGGTAA
- a CDS encoding DUF805 domain-containing protein, which yields MKHLLERIFSLSGRLTVGEWLLAMLLLTCTFNTAAFLLSKGFDWNTGIKIRLAADGLSGLASLFLITKRLHDHNLSGWWTIFGLPVVALDIYKAWSVTQLNPMVLSGGDPWWYTPATLACLPLTIAILTIALVPGKAEDNRFGLSPRATREQQQASSFAD from the coding sequence ATGAAGCACCTGTTAGAAAGAATATTCTCTCTTTCCGGCCGTCTGACGGTCGGCGAATGGTTGTTGGCCATGCTTCTTCTGACCTGCACGTTCAACACTGCAGCGTTTCTGCTTTCAAAGGGTTTTGACTGGAACACTGGAATCAAGATCAGACTTGCTGCGGACGGGTTGAGCGGACTCGCATCCCTGTTTCTCATCACCAAACGCCTGCACGATCACAATCTGTCTGGCTGGTGGACGATATTCGGCCTGCCCGTCGTCGCTCTGGATATCTACAAAGCTTGGTCGGTGACGCAACTGAACCCAATGGTACTCAGCGGGGGCGACCCCTGGTGGTACACGCCTGCGACATTGGCATGCCTGCCCCTTACTATCGCAATACTCACGATCGCTCTTGTCCCTGGGAAAGCAGAAGATAACCGCTTTGGGCTGAGCCCCCGCGCCACAAGGGAACAGCAACAGGCGTCGTCGTTCGCCGACTAG
- a CDS encoding N-acyl homoserine lactonase family protein has product MSAPVTRIDAILYARHERVAAANFTQPVDDHDLPMPLDYYVWAIHREGHPPVIVDTGFGEAAAMARGRTLIRPVAEGLRDAGIDHLLVEHVILTHLHYDHAGSLGAFPNAHFHVQDAELAFATSRAMCNHDIRAPFDGEPVAQLVRKLYADRVVFHAGDSEFAPGISLRLCPGHTAGLMVVCCETARGTVVLASDAAHLYANIARKLPFPIFIDEPQYRAAQARALELAGGSLDHLIPGHDPLVLACFPSENGIARVDLPPHKPVSEYL; this is encoded by the coding sequence ATGAGCGCCCCCGTCACCCGCATCGACGCGATCCTTTATGCGCGGCACGAGCGTGTGGCGGCAGCCAACTTCACGCAGCCGGTGGACGATCACGATCTGCCCATGCCGCTCGACTATTATGTCTGGGCAATCCACCGCGAGGGCCATCCGCCGGTAATCGTCGATACCGGCTTTGGTGAGGCGGCGGCGATGGCGCGGGGGCGCACATTGATCCGCCCGGTGGCTGAAGGGCTACGCGATGCGGGGATCGACCATCTGCTGGTGGAGCATGTGATCCTCACTCACCTGCATTACGATCATGCCGGGTCTCTGGGCGCCTTTCCCAATGCCCATTTCCACGTGCAGGATGCCGAACTGGCCTTCGCCACCAGCCGCGCCATGTGCAATCACGATATTCGCGCGCCTTTCGATGGGGAGCCGGTCGCCCAGCTGGTGCGCAAGCTCTATGCCGACAGGGTGGTGTTCCATGCCGGAGACAGCGAATTCGCCCCCGGCATTTCGCTGCGCCTGTGCCCCGGCCACACGGCCGGGCTGATGGTGGTTTGCTGCGAAACTGCGCGCGGCACAGTGGTGCTAGCCAGCGATGCGGCGCATCTTTACGCCAATATCGCGCGCAAGCTGCCCTTCCCGATCTTCATCGACGAGCCGCAATATCGCGCCGCGCAGGCTCGCGCGCTGGAGCTTGCGGGCGGGTCGCTCGATCATCTTATCCCCGGCCACGATCCGCTGGTGCTGGCCTGTTTCCCTTCGGAAAACGGCATCGCCCGCGTGGATCTGCCCCCGCACAAACCCGTTTCGGAGTATCTATGA
- a CDS encoding GMC family oxidoreductase N-terminal domain-containing protein — protein sequence MGEMRGMDAAEFDYVVVGGGTSGAALAARLGEREDRTTCLLEAGGADSHPFIHVPSFVAAAIHTKSLNWNFATVPQPGMAGRPIPLPRGKVLGGSGSINGMVYFRGHPTDYDDWADAGATGWSYAEVLPYFTRTENNENYPESVFHGKGGPINVKVVDNPNALNYAFMDGLASLQFPACPDFNGPNSEGYGRRQGLMRAGRRESTSINMLRPALKRGNVHVQTGAPVRRVLVDKGRATGVELLDGRIVRARHEVVLCAGAVQTPQILLLSGIGPGAHLQEMGIELVKDVAGVGANYHDHVASPVHMETANTTSYGLSLPALPRDIFQLFQYILTRKGPLAGNVFESVAFLRTDPALARPDVQFVFQPAKRLTTKIPFPVGHGYAISPVSLYPKARGTLRLASPDPAAAPLIDPRLLAEDGEIDCLIRAIKIARKVFASDAFARFSGVEVAPGPEVQSDAEIDAYIRSTGYTVHHPVGTCRMGSDAAAVVDPQLRFNGIVGLRIADASVMPSIVGGNTNAPCVMIAERAADFILGKPALPAAELPPESVARYKPAPKKAAPRSKKKAA from the coding sequence ATGGGAGAGATGCGCGGGATGGATGCGGCGGAATTCGATTACGTAGTGGTGGGCGGCGGCACGTCGGGCGCGGCGCTGGCCGCGCGGCTGGGGGAGCGGGAAGATCGCACGACCTGCCTGCTGGAAGCGGGCGGCGCGGATAGCCATCCCTTCATCCATGTGCCGAGCTTCGTGGCAGCCGCGATCCATACGAAGAGCCTGAACTGGAACTTCGCCACCGTGCCCCAGCCCGGCATGGCGGGACGGCCGATCCCCTTGCCGCGCGGCAAGGTGCTGGGCGGATCGGGCAGCATCAATGGCATGGTCTATTTCCGCGGCCATCCGACGGATTACGACGATTGGGCCGATGCCGGGGCCACTGGCTGGTCTTACGCGGAAGTGCTGCCTTATTTCACCCGCACCGAGAATAACGAGAATTATCCCGAGAGCGTGTTCCACGGCAAGGGCGGGCCGATCAACGTCAAGGTGGTCGATAATCCCAACGCGCTGAACTACGCCTTCATGGACGGGCTCGCCTCGCTGCAATTCCCCGCCTGCCCCGATTTCAACGGGCCCAACTCGGAGGGCTATGGCCGGCGCCAGGGCCTGATGCGCGCAGGCCGCCGTGAAAGCACCTCGATCAACATGCTGCGCCCGGCGCTGAAGCGCGGCAATGTCCATGTGCAGACCGGCGCCCCGGTGCGCCGTGTGCTGGTGGACAAAGGTCGCGCTACGGGCGTGGAACTGCTCGACGGGCGGATCGTGCGCGCCAGGCATGAAGTGGTGCTGTGCGCGGGCGCGGTGCAGACGCCGCAGATACTGCTGCTGTCCGGCATCGGCCCGGGCGCCCATCTGCAGGAAATGGGCATCGAGCTGGTGAAGGACGTGGCGGGCGTCGGCGCAAATTACCACGACCATGTCGCCTCCCCCGTCCATATGGAAACGGCCAACACCACATCCTATGGCCTCTCGCTGCCCGCCCTGCCGCGCGACATCTTCCAGCTTTTCCAATACATCCTCACCCGCAAGGGGCCGCTGGCAGGCAATGTGTTCGAAAGCGTGGCCTTCCTGCGCACCGATCCCGCGCTGGCCCGGCCGGACGTGCAGTTCGTGTTCCAGCCGGCCAAGCGCCTGACGACGAAAATCCCCTTCCCCGTGGGCCATGGCTACGCGATCAGCCCGGTCTCGCTCTATCCCAAGGCGCGCGGCACCTTGCGGCTGGCCAGCCCCGATCCCGCCGCCGCGCCGCTGATCGACCCGCGCCTGCTGGCCGAGGATGGCGAGATCGACTGCCTGATCCGCGCGATAAAGATCGCACGCAAGGTCTTCGCCAGCGACGCCTTCGCCCGCTTCAGCGGGGTGGAAGTGGCGCCCGGGCCGGAAGTGCAAAGCGATGCGGAGATCGACGCCTATATCCGCAGCACCGGCTACACCGTGCACCACCCGGTCGGCACCTGCCGCATGGGCAGCGATGCAGCCGCCGTGGTCGATCCACAATTGCGCTTCAATGGAATTGTCGGGCTGCGCATTGCCGATGCCAGCGTGATGCCCAGCATCGTGGGCGGCAACACCAATGCGCCCTGCGTGATGATCGCCGAGCGCGCGGCCGATTTCATCCTGGGCAAGCCCGCCCTTCCGGCCGCCGAGCTGCCGCCGGAATCGGTCGCCCGATACAAACCCGCCCCGAAAAAGGCGGCACCCCGTTCGAAGAAAAAAGCCGCCTGA
- a CDS encoding cytochrome P450, whose protein sequence is MARAIPDYPLDIFTPDAVRNAREVDDALREFAPAVRLHDGVVMIARHEHVTKGLLDWQTFSSTSRPWHDPNSPRPEILLTDDPPRHTQVRKVVADALSPRALERVKAIFEAAAQDFVDELRAREGEVVDAVGDITQAYIFRVLPDILGLPQEGRHHMHGFSQMVWATMGPPGELFDEAMDQDFSGVIEWLETTCERDAIDPEGIGAEFFRAADRGQVTLGEAKLLLQTVLSAGADTTYLTMANAIRAWAMFPGEYAKLRADPRLLRNAFDESLRWDSPSRMAGRIAVKDVEVDDILIPAGTRCGLMFAAANRDPRFWDAPEEYRIERDNKHSLGWGYGVHGCVGRVLAQMEAQALLGTIISEVEGFELAGPYEPWMTTVGHGPIRQPVRLKFA, encoded by the coding sequence ATGGCGCGCGCAATCCCCGATTACCCGCTGGACATCTTCACTCCCGACGCCGTGCGCAATGCGCGCGAGGTGGACGATGCCCTGCGCGAATTCGCCCCTGCCGTGCGGCTGCATGACGGGGTGGTGATGATCGCCCGGCACGAGCATGTGACGAAGGGCCTGCTGGACTGGCAGACCTTTTCCTCCACATCGCGGCCATGGCACGATCCCAATTCGCCCCGGCCGGAAATCCTGCTGACCGACGATCCGCCACGCCACACGCAGGTGCGCAAGGTGGTGGCCGATGCCCTTTCCCCTCGCGCGCTGGAACGGGTGAAGGCGATCTTCGAGGCCGCCGCACAGGATTTCGTCGACGAGCTTCGCGCAAGGGAAGGCGAAGTGGTGGACGCCGTGGGCGACATCACTCAGGCCTATATCTTCCGCGTCCTGCCTGACATTCTGGGCCTGCCACAGGAAGGGCGGCACCATATGCACGGCTTTTCCCAGATGGTCTGGGCCACGATGGGCCCGCCGGGAGAATTGTTCGACGAGGCGATGGATCAGGATTTTTCCGGCGTGATCGAATGGTTGGAAACCACCTGCGAGCGCGATGCGATCGACCCGGAAGGAATCGGGGCGGAATTCTTCCGCGCCGCCGACAGAGGCCAGGTCACTTTGGGCGAAGCCAAGCTGCTGTTGCAGACCGTGTTGAGCGCGGGGGCGGATACCACCTATCTCACCATGGCCAATGCCATCCGCGCATGGGCGATGTTCCCCGGTGAATATGCGAAGCTGCGCGCCGATCCCAGATTACTGCGCAATGCCTTCGATGAAAGCCTGCGCTGGGACAGCCCCAGCCGCATGGCCGGGCGCATCGCAGTGAAGGATGTGGAAGTGGATGACATCCTCATTCCCGCCGGTACGCGCTGCGGGCTGATGTTCGCCGCCGCCAATCGCGATCCGCGCTTCTGGGATGCCCCGGAAGAATATCGGATCGAGCGGGACAACAAACATTCGCTCGGCTGGGGTTACGGCGTTCATGGCTGCGTGGGCCGCGTGCTGGCACAGATGGAAGCACAGGCGCTTCTCGGCACTATAATCAGCGAGGTGGAAGGCTTCGAACTGGCCGGACCTTACGAACCCTGGATGACGACCGTCGGCCATGGCCCGATCCGCCAGCCCGTGCGGCTGAAGTTTGCGTGA
- a CDS encoding VOC family protein, whose translation MSKLPSRLHHTAYVTKDLEATRAFYEDVIGLPLSATWCETDFLFGKDRTYCHVFFDLGDGSSLAFFQFADAEDQAQFGPEIPASPFIHIALNVDKETQAEIEGRIAKAGIQPPNTYTLEHGYCRSVYVNDPNGMIVEFTCDDPRAAEGAADRRARAHAELKRWLAGDHTNNNLFRHEEEAA comes from the coding sequence ATGAGCAAACTGCCGAGCAGGCTGCACCACACCGCCTATGTAACCAAGGATCTGGAAGCGACGCGTGCCTTTTACGAAGACGTGATCGGCCTGCCGCTGTCGGCCACCTGGTGCGAGACGGATTTCCTGTTCGGCAAGGATCGCACTTATTGCCACGTCTTCTTCGATCTGGGCGACGGTAGCAGCCTTGCCTTCTTCCAGTTTGCCGATGCGGAAGATCAGGCGCAGTTCGGGCCTGAAATCCCGGCATCGCCCTTCATTCACATCGCGCTGAACGTGGACAAGGAAACGCAGGCCGAAATCGAAGGGCGCATTGCCAAGGCCGGAATCCAGCCGCCCAACACCTACACGCTTGAACATGGCTATTGCCGCTCGGTCTATGTGAACGATCCCAACGGCATGATCGTGGAATTCACTTGCGACGATCCGCGCGCTGCCGAAGGCGCGGCAGACCGCCGCGCGCGCGCCCATGCTGAGTTGAAGCGCTGGCTGGCAGGCGATCACACCAACAACAACCTGTTCCGCCACGAAGAAGAAGCGGCTTGA